From the genome of Malus domestica chromosome 04, GDT2T_hap1, one region includes:
- the LOC103412658 gene encoding phosphoenolpyruvate carboxykinase (ATP)-like → MVHLFVALPAIEDRIDVKCIHNCRSLSLHSSADSLNCNNLFCNTCTVKSMKSGSICPVYKIPYRRRGTGKTTLSTDHNQYLIGDDEHCWSNNGVSNIKGRCYANAKCIDLLKDKEPDIWNAIKFGTGSWWITRKRCSNRKRSTFCDRGFTQ, encoded by the exons ATGGTTCACCTCTTTGTGGCATTACCTGCTATTGAGGACAGAATTGATGTCAAATGCATTCATAACTGTCGAAG TTTGAGTCTACACAGTTCTGCGGATTCACTCAATTGCAACAATCTCTTCTGCAA CACTTGCACCGTGAAATCGATGAAATCGGGTTCCATTTGTCCAGTTTATAAAATTCCATATCGACGCAGAG GCACTGGGAAGACTACTCTGTCTACGGATCATAATCAGTATCTGATTGGAGATGATGAGCACTGCTGGAGCAACAATGGTGTGTCAAACATTAAAGGTCGTTGCTATGCCAATGCCAAGTGCATTGATTTGTTAAAGGACAAGGAACCAGATATTTGGAATGCCATCAAATTTGGGACTG GATCTTGGTGGATCACTAGGAAGAGATGCAGCAACCGGAAGAGGAGTACTTTTTGCGACAGAGGCTTTACTCAATGA
- the LOC139187510 gene encoding uncharacterized protein isoform X2, translating into MHLHTNPYRIFLPLLKTASLLSPVKHCASPLSSEFRALSLCGGENGVSTSSAMATEAQVSTQDDKLKDAQMEAADKPEKVVFPTNESSETLIRIRYTNEKVMMKKRILDRWSANLVLWHFEVVCFSIFSHCLHAKGQF; encoded by the exons ATGCACCTCCACACGAACCCATATCGAATTTTCCTCCCTCTCCTAAAGACCGCTTCTTTGCTTTCCCCAGTTAAACACTGTGCTTCGCCACTGAGCTCCGAGTTCAGGGCTCTGTCCCTCTGCGGCGGTGAAAATGGAGTCTCCACCTCCTCGGCGATGGCCACGGAGGCTCAGGTCTCGACCCAAGACGACAAATTGAAGGATGCCCAGATGGAGGCAGCTGATAAGCCTGAGAAAGTCGTGTTTCCAACCAACGAGTCATCCGAAACCCTAATCAGAATTCGATACAcg AATGAGAAAGTGATGATGAAGAAAAG AATTTTGGATCGTTGGAGTGCGAACTTGGTACTTTGGCATTTTGAG GTGGTTTGCTTCTCTATATTTTCTCATTGCCTCCACGCAAAAGGTCAGTTTTGA
- the LOC139187510 gene encoding uncharacterized protein isoform X1, with amino-acid sequence MHLHTNPYRIFLPLLKTASLLSPVKHCASPLSSEFRALSLCGGENGVSTSSAMATEAQVSTQDDKLKDAQMEAADKPEKVVFPTNESSETLIRIRYTNEKVMMKKRILDRWSANLVLWHFEVYNHTPFFCLELNQGNILI; translated from the exons ATGCACCTCCACACGAACCCATATCGAATTTTCCTCCCTCTCCTAAAGACCGCTTCTTTGCTTTCCCCAGTTAAACACTGTGCTTCGCCACTGAGCTCCGAGTTCAGGGCTCTGTCCCTCTGCGGCGGTGAAAATGGAGTCTCCACCTCCTCGGCGATGGCCACGGAGGCTCAGGTCTCGACCCAAGACGACAAATTGAAGGATGCCCAGATGGAGGCAGCTGATAAGCCTGAGAAAGTCGTGTTTCCAACCAACGAGTCATCCGAAACCCTAATCAGAATTCGATACAcg AATGAGAAAGTGATGATGAAGAAAAG AATTTTGGATCGTTGGAGTGCGAACTTGGTACTTTGGCATTTTGAGGTATATAATCATAcaccttttttttgtttagagCTTAATCAAGGGAACATCCTTATTTAG